A genomic window from Microbaculum marinisediminis includes:
- a CDS encoding TetR/AcrR family transcriptional regulator, whose amino-acid sequence MKAPSAPAYSQGDTDDEAVQDFTAVLLARAQAEDLRKPERTRLKLLASVAAELQSGVARSALKVAVVTAKAGVAHGTFYRYFADIRAATEALIEAFAAFVRDRLEGAREGDPGSRERVRGATLIYTRVFRANAPLMRCLFDLGGEETAVSKSLQELNWQWNMRMAASIAKRRAGGSGGGPKPPAELLPVAYALGGMIDEFLTQLYLRKDPALDDLADDEAAVADLLTELWCLGAYGEVRA is encoded by the coding sequence ATGAAGGCGCCCTCTGCCCCGGCCTATTCCCAGGGGGACACGGACGACGAGGCTGTTCAGGACTTCACCGCGGTCCTGCTGGCCAGGGCGCAGGCCGAGGATCTGCGCAAGCCAGAGCGGACGCGGTTGAAGCTCCTGGCGAGCGTGGCGGCCGAGCTGCAGTCGGGCGTCGCGCGCAGTGCGCTGAAGGTCGCGGTCGTCACCGCCAAGGCCGGCGTCGCGCACGGCACCTTCTATCGCTACTTCGCCGACATACGAGCCGCGACCGAAGCGCTGATCGAGGCCTTCGCCGCGTTCGTGCGAGACCGGCTGGAAGGCGCGCGGGAGGGTGACCCGGGGTCGCGGGAACGGGTGCGCGGGGCGACACTGATCTATACCCGCGTGTTCCGTGCCAACGCCCCGCTGATGCGCTGCCTGTTCGATCTGGGGGGCGAGGAAACCGCGGTCAGCAAATCGCTGCAGGAGTTGAACTGGCAGTGGAACATGCGCATGGCCGCCTCGATCGCCAAGCGCCGGGCGGGCGGCTCCGGCGGAGGCCCGAAGCCCCCGGCGGAGCTGCTGCCCGTCGCCTATGCGTTGGGCGGCATGATCGACGAATTCCTGACCCAGCTGTACCTGCGCAAGGACCCGGCGCTGGACGACCTCGCCGACGACGAGGCGGCCGTCGCCGATCTGCTGACCGAGCTCTGGTGTCTGGGCGCTTACGGGGAGGTCAGGGCGTAG
- a CDS encoding LysR family transcriptional regulator, whose protein sequence is MNIADVDLRLLRVFMTIVRSGGFTQAQAVLNLSQSTISNHVKSLEARLGVRLCDRGRTGFRLTREGRRIFEAAERLLHSIEAFRTEALALKGELAGEIRIGIVDSTIGDQSSPIVRTLSRFVALGPDIRPYLTISDPPSLGMEVARDGLDVAIGVFPSPIASLTRQPFYDEPQGFYCGEGHPFFDRPEAVTIEEIRAAPVISRSYWQLADLERLEMHEFGAMANTMEAALALILTGGFVGFLPNHLAEPFEQRGALRRLLPERLSYDANIVVISRKGHEKQPLLQAFLECCAVEYRARAAAPATP, encoded by the coding sequence GTGAATATCGCCGATGTCGATCTGCGCCTGTTGCGCGTGTTCATGACCATCGTCCGGTCCGGCGGCTTTACGCAGGCCCAGGCGGTTCTGAACCTCAGCCAGTCGACGATTTCCAACCACGTAAAGTCGCTGGAGGCGCGTCTCGGTGTCCGCCTGTGCGACCGCGGCCGCACCGGCTTCCGGCTGACCCGCGAGGGGCGCCGGATCTTCGAGGCGGCCGAACGGCTTCTGCATTCGATCGAGGCGTTCCGCACCGAAGCCCTCGCCCTCAAGGGCGAGTTGGCAGGCGAGATCCGCATCGGCATCGTCGACAGCACGATCGGCGACCAGTCGTCGCCGATTGTCAGGACCCTGTCGCGCTTCGTCGCGCTGGGCCCCGATATCCGGCCGTACCTGACCATCTCCGATCCGCCGAGCCTGGGGATGGAAGTGGCCCGCGACGGGCTCGACGTCGCGATCGGCGTGTTCCCCAGCCCGATCGCCTCGCTCACGCGTCAGCCCTTCTATGACGAACCGCAGGGATTCTATTGCGGCGAGGGCCATCCGTTCTTCGACAGGCCCGAGGCCGTCACCATCGAGGAGATCCGCGCCGCCCCGGTTATCAGCCGCTCCTACTGGCAGCTTGCCGACCTGGAGCGGCTGGAGATGCACGAGTTCGGCGCCATGGCGAATACGATGGAAGCGGCGCTGGCGCTGATCCTGACCGGCGGCTTCGTCGGGTTCCTGCCCAATCATCTCGCCGAGCCGTTCGAGCAGCGTGGCGCCCTGCGGCGCCTGCTCCCGGAACGGCTGAGCTATGACGCCAACATCGTCGTCATCAGCCGCAAGGGCCACGAGAAGCAGCCCCTGCTCCAGGCCTTCCTCGAATGCTGCGCTGTGGAATACCGGGCGCGGGCCGCGGCGCCCGCTACGCCCTGA
- the speB gene encoding agmatinase has protein sequence MGETTTTKQHHQPLSGNDMPRFGGITTMMRLPLIPDPSELDAGFIGVPLDIGTSNRSGTRFGPRQIRNESVMVRPYNLATRAAPFDSLTVADLGDVATNPYSLERAVDSIEAHFDRIAQADCRPVAMGGDHTLTLPILRAMAKRYGPVAFVHVDAHADMNDLMFGERISHGSQFRRATEEGLFDNRSVVQIGLRGSGYHADDLDWARKQGFWVVPAERCWHRSLEPLMEEIRKRLAGKPVYLSFDIDSLDPAFGPGTGAVEPGGLSLIQALEIIRGLRGLDIVGCDLVEVAPMYDTSGNTALIAANLLFEMLCVLPGVAYREAPAPSTFRSDLPEEWT, from the coding sequence ATGGGCGAAACCACCACTACCAAGCAGCATCATCAGCCGTTGAGCGGCAACGACATGCCGCGTTTCGGCGGCATTACCACGATGATGCGTCTGCCGTTGATCCCCGATCCGTCGGAGTTGGACGCCGGCTTCATCGGCGTGCCGCTCGATATCGGCACGTCGAACCGGTCGGGAACCCGGTTCGGTCCGCGGCAGATCCGCAACGAAAGCGTGATGGTTCGCCCCTATAACCTGGCCACACGGGCGGCACCCTTCGATTCCCTGACGGTCGCGGACCTCGGCGACGTCGCCACCAACCCCTACAGCCTCGAGCGCGCGGTCGACAGCATCGAGGCGCATTTCGACCGCATAGCCCAGGCCGATTGTCGGCCGGTGGCGATGGGCGGCGACCATACGCTGACGCTGCCGATCCTCAGGGCGATGGCGAAACGCTACGGGCCGGTCGCGTTCGTCCATGTGGACGCCCACGCCGACATGAACGACCTGATGTTCGGCGAGCGCATCTCGCATGGCTCGCAGTTCCGCCGCGCCACCGAGGAGGGGCTGTTCGACAACCGCAGCGTCGTGCAGATCGGGCTGCGCGGCAGCGGCTATCACGCCGACGACCTCGACTGGGCGCGCAAGCAGGGCTTTTGGGTGGTTCCAGCCGAGCGCTGCTGGCACCGCTCGCTGGAACCGCTGATGGAGGAAATCCGCAAGCGGCTCGCCGGCAAGCCGGTCTACCTGTCCTTCGATATCGACAGCCTCGACCCCGCGTTCGGTCCCGGTACCGGCGCGGTGGAGCCGGGCGGGCTCAGCCTGATCCAGGCGCTGGAGATTATTCGCGGTCTGCGCGGTCTCGACATCGTCGGGTGCGATCTCGTAGAGGTCGCGCCGATGTACGATACCTCCGGCAACACGGCGCTGATCGCGGCCAACCTCCTGTTCGAGATGCTGTGCGTCCTGCCCGGCGTCGCGTATCGCGAGGCGCCGGCCCCTTCCACATTCCGCTCCGACCTTCCGGAGGAGTGGACCTGA
- a CDS encoding transporter substrate-binding domain-containing protein, whose translation MRRNGLNILTGLVALSAFAMAAPAETKAETAPSFVSGGKLLVCLDPTFPPMEYMENADARQPIGFDVDVITALAETWKVEPQIVTLDFSGLLPALDAKRCDMMISGATLKPERLESFNGVPYLKTGSVVVGRSDADGTYSSYEDFSGKTLSYQSGSIYEKIVADVNAALKKAGKPEIDVQAYPKGTDVVQQVLLGRVAGGITLDSEFAFRDLQKPGELKVIFSDPNKEQYAAYFRKEPASDQAAVEAAVAELVSSGRLKAIAEKWRIPADALDGIGQ comes from the coding sequence ATGCGCAGGAATGGACTGAATATCCTCACCGGACTTGTGGCACTGTCCGCGTTCGCAATGGCGGCGCCGGCGGAAACGAAGGCGGAAACGGCGCCGAGCTTCGTCTCGGGCGGAAAACTGCTCGTCTGTCTAGATCCGACGTTTCCGCCCATGGAATACATGGAGAACGCCGACGCCAGGCAGCCGATCGGCTTCGACGTCGACGTGATCACCGCGCTCGCCGAGACGTGGAAGGTGGAGCCGCAGATCGTCACCCTGGATTTCTCGGGCCTGCTGCCGGCGCTGGACGCCAAGCGCTGCGACATGATGATCAGCGGCGCGACGCTGAAGCCGGAACGGCTTGAGAGCTTCAACGGCGTGCCGTACCTGAAGACTGGTAGCGTCGTCGTCGGCCGGTCGGACGCGGACGGCACGTACTCCAGCTACGAGGACTTCAGCGGCAAGACGCTGTCCTACCAGTCCGGCTCGATCTACGAGAAGATCGTCGCCGACGTGAACGCGGCGCTGAAAAAGGCCGGCAAGCCGGAGATCGACGTGCAGGCCTATCCCAAGGGCACCGACGTGGTCCAGCAGGTGCTGCTCGGACGCGTGGCGGGCGGCATCACCCTTGACTCCGAGTTCGCCTTCCGCGACCTGCAGAAGCCGGGCGAGCTGAAGGTCATCTTCTCCGATCCCAACAAGGAGCAGTACGCAGCCTATTTCCGCAAGGAGCCGGCGAGCGATCAGGCGGCCGTTGAGGCGGCGGTGGCCGAGCTTGTATCTTCGGGCCGTCTGAAGGCGATCGCGGAGAAGTGGCGGATTCCCGCCGACGCCCTGGACGGTATCGGCCAGTAG
- a CDS encoding amino acid ABC transporter permease yields MAFDWSVFVSALFSASLFKGAVIALALTVLAHALAIALSLPMAIALRGTNTTLKAAIKVYVTLFRAVPILLLLLIIWNGLPQLSPIFREQWFTPFLAALIGLALTEAAYQVEINRAALGAIHHGQVDAGNALGFNRLQIFFLIQVPQAMRVALPPTVNEFITLLKATSIASVISLRELMTVTQQAVAFTYKYAEYYLAALIYYVAMVLLLMVVQAFYERRMSWIGR; encoded by the coding sequence ATGGCTTTCGATTGGTCCGTCTTCGTCTCGGCGCTTTTTTCGGCCTCGCTGTTCAAGGGGGCGGTCATCGCGCTCGCCCTCACGGTCCTGGCCCATGCGCTCGCCATCGCGCTGTCCCTGCCGATGGCGATCGCGTTGCGCGGCACGAACACGACGCTCAAGGCCGCCATCAAGGTCTATGTGACCCTGTTCCGCGCCGTGCCGATCCTGCTTCTGCTGCTGATCATCTGGAACGGGCTGCCGCAGCTGAGCCCCATCTTCCGCGAACAGTGGTTCACGCCGTTCCTGGCCGCGCTGATCGGCCTCGCGCTCACCGAGGCGGCCTATCAGGTGGAGATCAACCGTGCCGCGCTCGGCGCCATCCACCACGGCCAGGTCGACGCCGGCAACGCACTCGGATTCAACCGGCTGCAGATCTTCTTCCTGATCCAGGTTCCGCAGGCGATGCGCGTCGCCCTGCCTCCGACCGTCAACGAGTTCATCACGCTGCTGAAGGCGACTTCGATCGCTTCGGTGATCTCGCTGCGCGAGCTGATGACGGTGACGCAGCAGGCGGTCGCCTTCACCTACAAGTACGCCGAGTACTACCTCGCCGCGCTGATCTACTATGTCGCGATGGTGCTGTTGCTCATGGTGGTGCAGGCGTTCTACGAGCGCCGGATGTCCTGGATCGGCCGGTAG
- a CDS encoding hydantoinase B/oxoprolinase family protein — protein sequence MSGKWDFWIDRGGTFTDIVARAPDGAIVAHKLLSENPEAYRDAAIQGIRDLLAVDAGAPIPSDRINAVKMGTTVATNALLERKGDRTVLVITRGFRDALEIGYQARPRLFDRHIVKPELLYEAVVELDERISVNGDKLLPLDLESARQALESVYQDGIRACAIVLMHGYRYHEHERQVAALAREIGFTQVSVSHEVSPLMKLVGRGDTTVVDAYLSPILRRYVNQVAGELSGADGASAAPRDGVEAGTLTPHPEEASSAVSKEGHPHAPRLMFMQSHGGLTAADLFQGKDAILSGPAGGVVGAVETSRMAGFDRIIGFDMGGTSTDVSHYDGAFERTFETEVAGVRMRAPMMRIHTVAAGGGSILHYDGSRFRVGPDSAGANPGPKCYRRGGPLAVTDANVMLGKISPDFFPAIFGPGRDRPLDVEAVRAAFAELAATIGDGRAPEEVAEGFLRIAVENMANAIKKISVERGYDVTEYALTCFGGAGGQHACLIADTLGMKTVLIHPLAGILSAYGMGLADIRANRQQAIERPLADEAMAEVRAVADRLTAENVAELESQGIPEPETRTFARAHLRYAGTDTPLVVDLELPAAMTAAFEAAHRQQFGFVTPQKAIMVEAVEVETAGGGARRDEPDHPPTETTPETTPAPIAGTRFFSHGEWHDAPAYRRETLQPGQTVDGPALIVEAHNTTVLEPGWQAEITPKLHLVMRRVVALPRRVAIGTDADPVMLEVFNNLFMSIAEQMGVTLEKTAYSVNIKERLDFSCAVFAADGSLIANAPHMPVHLGSMDRSVMAVIEQNPDIAPGDVFVLNAPYNGGTHLPDITVVTPVFDVGETSASSSRTDERGGGEILFWIASRGHHADVGGKAPGSMTPRATSIEEEGVVIDNFKLVDRGTFREDALRALLTSGPWPCRNPDQNVADLRAQIAANEKGVAELRKMVAHFGLDVVHAYMQHVQDNAEESVRRVIDALHDCEFAYEMDQGTVIRVAITVDKAKREATVDFTGTSPQQPTNFNAPHPVTRAAVLYVFRCMVDDEIPMNAGCLKPINIVIPDDCMLAPKFPAAVVAGNVEVSQAVTDTLFGALGAQAAAQGTMNNFNFGNATYQYYETICGGSGAGPGFDGTSAVHTHMTNTRLTDPEILEFRYPVILEDFHVRRGSGGRGKWTGGDGTLRTIRFLETMDVSLLTGHRRVPPFGLEGGAPGECGENLVRRLDGTMETLEGCDQTVCEPGEAIIIKTPSGGGYGKSAD from the coding sequence ATGTCGGGCAAGTGGGATTTCTGGATCGACCGCGGCGGCACCTTCACCGACATCGTCGCCCGCGCCCCGGATGGCGCGATCGTGGCCCACAAGCTCCTGTCGGAAAATCCGGAGGCCTATCGCGACGCCGCGATCCAGGGCATCCGCGACCTGCTTGCCGTCGATGCGGGCGCCCCGATCCCGTCCGATCGGATCAACGCGGTGAAGATGGGAACGACGGTCGCGACCAACGCGCTGCTCGAGCGCAAGGGCGACCGCACGGTGCTGGTCATCACCCGCGGCTTCCGCGACGCGCTGGAGATCGGCTACCAGGCCCGGCCCCGGCTGTTCGACCGGCACATCGTCAAACCTGAACTGCTTTATGAAGCGGTCGTGGAACTGGACGAGCGGATTTCCGTCAATGGCGACAAGCTCTTGCCGCTCGACCTTGAATCGGCCCGGCAAGCACTTGAATCGGTTTATCAGGACGGAATCCGCGCCTGCGCCATCGTGCTGATGCACGGTTACCGCTACCACGAGCACGAGCGGCAGGTGGCCGCACTGGCCCGCGAGATCGGCTTCACCCAGGTGTCGGTGTCGCACGAAGTCTCGCCGCTGATGAAGCTCGTCGGCCGCGGCGACACCACCGTCGTCGACGCCTATCTCTCGCCGATCCTGCGCCGGTATGTGAACCAGGTGGCGGGGGAGCTGTCCGGGGCCGACGGCGCGTCGGCCGCTCCCCGGGACGGCGTCGAGGCCGGGACCCTCACCCCTCATCCTGAGGAGGCGTCAAGCGCCGTCTCGAAGGAAGGCCACCCGCACGCCCCGCGCCTGATGTTCATGCAGTCCCATGGCGGCCTCACCGCCGCCGACCTGTTCCAGGGCAAGGACGCGATCCTGTCGGGCCCCGCCGGCGGCGTGGTCGGGGCCGTCGAGACGAGCCGTATGGCCGGCTTCGACCGGATCATCGGCTTCGACATGGGCGGCACCTCGACGGACGTCTCGCATTATGACGGCGCGTTCGAGCGCACCTTCGAGACCGAGGTGGCGGGCGTGCGGATGCGCGCGCCGATGATGCGCATCCATACGGTGGCCGCCGGCGGCGGATCGATCCTCCACTACGACGGATCGCGCTTCCGCGTCGGCCCGGATTCCGCCGGCGCCAATCCCGGCCCCAAGTGCTACCGGCGCGGCGGCCCGCTGGCGGTGACCGACGCCAACGTGATGCTCGGCAAGATCAGCCCGGACTTCTTCCCGGCGATCTTCGGCCCCGGCCGCGACCGGCCGCTCGACGTCGAGGCGGTGCGCGCGGCCTTCGCCGAGCTTGCCGCTACGATCGGCGACGGCCGCGCGCCCGAGGAGGTGGCCGAGGGCTTCCTGCGCATCGCCGTCGAGAACATGGCGAACGCCATCAAGAAGATCTCGGTCGAGCGCGGATACGACGTCACCGAATACGCGCTGACCTGCTTCGGCGGCGCCGGCGGCCAGCACGCCTGCCTGATCGCCGACACGCTGGGCATGAAGACGGTGCTGATCCATCCCCTCGCCGGCATCCTGTCGGCCTACGGCATGGGGCTCGCCGACATCCGCGCCAACCGCCAGCAGGCGATCGAGCGGCCGCTGGCGGACGAGGCCATGGCCGAGGTGCGCGCCGTCGCCGACCGCCTGACGGCGGAGAACGTCGCGGAACTGGAGTCCCAGGGCATCCCAGAGCCCGAGACCAGGACCTTCGCCCGCGCCCATCTGCGCTATGCCGGCACCGACACGCCGCTCGTCGTCGATCTCGAGTTACCGGCCGCGATGACCGCCGCCTTCGAGGCCGCCCATCGCCAGCAGTTCGGTTTCGTGACGCCGCAAAAGGCGATCATGGTCGAGGCGGTGGAGGTGGAGACCGCCGGCGGCGGCGCTCGTCGCGACGAACCCGACCATCCCCCGACCGAGACGACGCCCGAAACGACGCCCGCGCCGATCGCCGGGACCCGGTTTTTCTCGCACGGCGAGTGGCACGACGCCCCCGCCTACCGTCGTGAAACCCTGCAGCCCGGACAGACCGTCGACGGCCCGGCCCTGATCGTCGAGGCCCACAACACCACCGTCCTCGAGCCCGGCTGGCAGGCCGAGATCACGCCGAAGCTGCATCTGGTCATGCGCCGCGTCGTGGCCCTGCCCCGGCGCGTTGCCATCGGCACCGACGCCGATCCGGTGATGCTCGAGGTATTCAACAACCTGTTCATGTCGATCGCCGAGCAGATGGGCGTGACGCTGGAGAAGACCGCCTATTCGGTCAACATCAAGGAACGCCTCGACTTTTCCTGCGCGGTCTTCGCCGCCGACGGGTCGCTGATCGCCAACGCGCCGCACATGCCGGTGCATCTGGGCTCGATGGATCGCTCGGTGATGGCGGTGATCGAGCAGAACCCCGACATCGCGCCCGGCGACGTCTTCGTGCTCAACGCGCCCTACAACGGCGGCACGCACCTGCCCGACATCACGGTTGTCACGCCCGTGTTCGATGTCGGGGAAACCTCTGCCTCGTCGTCCCGGACGGACGAACGCGGGGGAGGCGAAATCCTCTTCTGGATCGCCTCGCGCGGCCATCATGCCGATGTCGGCGGCAAGGCGCCCGGCTCGATGACCCCGCGCGCCACCTCGATCGAGGAGGAAGGCGTCGTCATCGACAATTTCAAGCTGGTCGACCGCGGCACCTTCCGGGAAGACGCGCTGCGCGCGCTTCTGACCTCCGGCCCGTGGCCGTGCCGCAACCCGGACCAGAACGTCGCCGACCTGCGCGCCCAGATCGCCGCCAACGAGAAGGGCGTCGCCGAGCTTCGGAAGATGGTCGCCCATTTCGGCCTCGACGTGGTGCACGCCTACATGCAGCACGTCCAGGACAATGCCGAGGAAAGCGTGCGCCGGGTGATCGACGCCCTGCACGACTGCGAATTCGCCTACGAGATGGACCAGGGCACGGTGATCAGGGTCGCGATCACCGTCGACAAGGCGAAACGCGAGGCGACCGTCGATTTCACCGGGACCTCGCCGCAGCAGCCCACCAATTTCAACGCGCCGCACCCGGTGACGCGCGCCGCGGTGCTCTACGTCTTCCGCTGCATGGTCGACGACGAGATCCCGATGAACGCGGGCTGCCTCAAGCCGATCAACATCGTCATCCCCGACGATTGCATGCTGGCGCCGAAGTTTCCCGCCGCCGTCGTCGCCGGCAATGTCGAGGTGAGCCAGGCCGTCACCGACACGCTGTTCGGCGCGCTCGGGGCGCAGGCGGCCGCGCAGGGAACGATGAACAACTTCAACTTCGGCAACGCGACGTACCAGTACTACGAGACGATCTGCGGCGGCTCGGGCGCCGGCCCCGGCTTCGACGGCACCTCGGCCGTCCACACCCACATGACAAACACCCGCCTTACCGACCCGGAGATCCTCGAGTTCCGCTATCCCGTGATCCTGGAGGACTTCCACGTCCGCCGCGGCTCGGGCGGCCGGGGCAAGTGGACCGGCGGCGACGGCACCCTGCGCACGATCCGCTTCCTGGAGACGATGGACGTCTCGCTCCTAACCGGCCACCGCCGGGTGCCGCCCTTCGGCCTGGAGGGCGGCGCGCCCGGCGAGTGCGGCGAGAACCTGGTGCGCCGCCTCGACGGCACGATGGAGACGCTGGAAGGCTGCGACCAGACCGTCTGCGAGCCCGGCGAGGCGATCATCATCAAGACGCCGAGCGGCGGGGGCTATGGCAAATCCGCGGATTGA
- a CDS encoding winged helix DNA-binding protein has product MKSDLKSGQESTRGPGPIVSSAHLAAGGMASLSEFEFGLILASHAFHRWMVRCIEAAGISGLSPLDVMVLHSVAHRARSKKLADICLVLNVEDTHLVTYAVRKLEAQGLVKSGRAGKEKTVEITARGEDAVQRYHEIREALLVRAVKGIGFAPDLLSDNAAVLRALSGHYDQAARSAASL; this is encoded by the coding sequence CTGAAATCTGACTTGAAATCCGGGCAGGAATCCACCCGAGGGCCCGGGCCGATTGTCTCATCGGCGCATCTGGCCGCCGGGGGGATGGCGAGCCTGTCGGAGTTCGAATTCGGCCTCATCCTCGCCTCCCATGCCTTCCATCGGTGGATGGTGCGCTGCATCGAGGCGGCCGGCATCAGCGGGCTGTCGCCGCTCGACGTGATGGTGCTGCATTCGGTCGCCCATCGCGCCCGGTCGAAGAAGCTCGCCGACATCTGCCTCGTGCTCAATGTCGAGGATACCCATCTCGTCACCTACGCGGTGCGCAAGCTCGAGGCGCAGGGGCTGGTCAAGAGCGGACGGGCGGGCAAGGAGAAGACGGTCGAGATCACCGCCAGGGGCGAGGACGCGGTGCAGCGCTATCACGAGATCCGCGAGGCGCTGCTGGTGCGGGCGGTGAAGGGGATCGGCTTCGCGCCCGACCTCCTGAGCGACAATGCCGCGGTCCTGCGCGCCTTGTCGGGCCACTACGATCAGGCGGCACGTTCGGCGGCTTCGCTATAG
- a CDS encoding bacteriophage holin, whose translation MKNSHPLALGIAIGVLWALYVFVVGITAIYGWGDVLVGVLASLYIGYGPSFAGAIIGAIWAFVDGFIAGVVIAWVYNFVATGRFAPEGHGPEGHGTATSHPSGA comes from the coding sequence ATGAAAAATTCGCATCCCCTGGCCCTCGGCATAGCGATAGGCGTGCTGTGGGCTCTCTATGTCTTCGTGGTCGGCATAACGGCGATATACGGCTGGGGCGATGTCCTGGTCGGGGTTCTGGCGTCGCTGTATATCGGCTACGGCCCGTCGTTCGCGGGTGCGATCATCGGGGCGATCTGGGCGTTCGTCGACGGCTTCATCGCCGGCGTCGTCATCGCCTGGGTGTACAATTTCGTGGCGACCGGACGCTTTGCCCCCGAAGGTCACGGCCCCGAGGGCCACGGAACCGCCACGTCCCATCCCTCCGGCGCCTGA
- a CDS encoding DMT family transporter, which translates to MPYSRALLGYALGFVGVVIFGATLPVTRLAVEWLDPWFVTAARAMFAGLLAAAILLVLRRRFPARHLGTLLMIAVFVVFGFPLTMALAMQLVPAAHGGVVLGILPLATAASATLIAGERPSPAFWMWSAIGAAIVVVFALRDSGLTFEIGDLLLLAATVCAAIGYTVSARLARIMPGWEVISWVVVLSLPVTIVATWWLWPAHTAAVPIDAWVALGYLAAFSQFLGFFAWNVGLAIGGISRVGQVQLLQTFVTLIIAALLLGEHIDLATILFAVAVVAVVAMGGRARVGMRNETGTA; encoded by the coding sequence ATGCCGTATTCCCGGGCATTGCTGGGCTACGCCCTCGGTTTTGTCGGCGTCGTCATCTTCGGCGCGACCCTGCCGGTGACGCGGCTGGCGGTCGAATGGCTCGACCCGTGGTTCGTGACCGCCGCCCGGGCCATGTTCGCCGGCCTGCTCGCCGCGGCGATCCTGCTCGTGCTGCGCCGCCGCTTTCCCGCCCGCCATCTGGGCACCCTGCTGATGATCGCCGTGTTCGTCGTCTTCGGCTTTCCGCTGACGATGGCGCTCGCCATGCAACTGGTTCCCGCGGCGCATGGCGGCGTCGTCCTCGGCATCCTGCCGCTGGCGACCGCCGCTTCGGCCACCCTGATTGCCGGCGAACGCCCCTCCCCCGCCTTCTGGATGTGGAGCGCGATCGGCGCGGCCATCGTCGTCGTCTTCGCCCTGCGCGACAGCGGCCTGACGTTCGAAATCGGCGACCTGCTGCTGCTCGCCGCCACCGTCTGCGCCGCCATCGGCTACACGGTGTCCGCGCGCCTTGCCCGCATCATGCCGGGCTGGGAGGTGATCTCCTGGGTCGTCGTGCTGTCGCTGCCGGTCACGATCGTCGCGACCTGGTGGCTGTGGCCGGCACACACCGCCGCCGTGCCGATCGATGCCTGGGTCGCCCTGGGCTATCTCGCCGCCTTCAGCCAGTTCCTGGGCTTCTTCGCCTGGAACGTCGGGCTGGCGATCGGCGGCATTTCCCGGGTCGGCCAGGTGCAGTTGCTGCAGACCTTCGTCACGCTGATCATCGCCGCGCTCCTGCTCGGCGAGCACATCGACCTCGCCACGATCCTGTTCGCCGTGGCCGTCGTCGCGGTCGTGGCCATGGGAGGGCGCGCGCGGGTCGGCATGCGCAACGAAACCGGCACGGCCTGA